From Cotesia glomerata isolate CgM1 linkage group LG2, MPM_Cglom_v2.3, whole genome shotgun sequence, a single genomic window includes:
- the LOC123259336 gene encoding MAP/microtubule affinity-regulating kinase 3-like isoform X15, giving the protein MADRGGRIAELRSVEHLQSSQGLHGSKNSYLIVGSQKNKEFEREDVKKSESSTFDNLKQWELIEGDRGLKVVEKRSALECSLPKNFEKLSVPCSPSMSQKRKTNMQAEQNLWNEDIVQKFKAFERSNIIKTSSPAPPAKQMSNKTNNGETVHDSPIKLDTILKPKNPPADQSIDMLDQLERQVKAIELGTIAARTKLRDSTDLQPQIQLRYREHEDLLNNVTDDEADGASLQRGEAMRNSTGNAAIKRPAVKLSRTASDTRRGQETEMPLKVQSRAQQLARVARPVVIKKSDSRHRPEVSGALKPLTDIMQKAIQVHQKTGDGVGVSSSGGRLSSRSRTSEEPHIGKYKLLKTIGKGNFAKVKLAKHIPTGKEVAIKIIDKTQLNPGSLQKLFREVRIMKMLDHPNIVKLFQVIETEKTLYLVMEYASGGEVFDYLVLHGRMKEKEARAKFRQIVSAVQYCHQKKIIHRDLKAENLLLDSEMNIKIADFGFSNEFTPGNKLDTFCGSPPYAAPELFQGKKYDGPEVDVWSLGVILYTLVSGSLPFDGSTLRELRERVLRGKYRIPFYMSTDCENLLKKFLVLNPTKRASLEVRGDKNIMKDKWMNMGYEDDELKPYLEPEPDYKDHKRIGESAKALAIMGYSRTEIEDSLGQAKYDDVFATYLLLGRKTTDPESDGSRSGSSLSLRNIPPQASSGAGGGSGGSTGGTVQSPSHRGVHRSISASNAKPSRRASAGVETLRGVPSPGNATNHNHASTVTGGTVTASSGSNFKRQNTVDAATIKENSARVSSTRTSAPKNNPGQLDTMTMFILGVGTSPGSKGRVGKSNTINSGVGGVRPLTSPAPGSVGRRSTISYDQAKTSSSSTERTNDVPSFVHSLTEGTRPTRGHIKSASISASHRSTSGVAPSDQLLLDTQPRNAHISLLTTTDPLRQSMGVSPSSRLATPTTPAFPRNVPSRSTFHSGQNRAQRNHTQGHTHTQDTSAISPLARPSFFSKLSSRFSKRFSK; this is encoded by the exons ATGGCGGATCGAGGTGGTCGAATTGCTGAATTACGTAGTGTTGAACATCTTCAGTCATCTCAAGGTTTACACGGATCAAAGAATAGTTATTTGATAGTCggatctcaaaaaaataaagagtttGAACGAGAGGACGTCAAAAAATCCGAATCATCGACTTTTGACAATCTCAAGCAATGGGAATTGATAGAAGGTGATCGAGGTCTCAAAGTTGTTGAAAAACGATCAGCATTAGAGTGTTCATTACcaaagaattttgaaaaactttcagTACCTTGTTCACCGTCAATGTCTCAAAAGCGGAAAACTAATATGCAAGCAGAACAAAATTTGTGGAATGAAGATATTGTACAAAAGTTTAAAGCTTTTGAACGATCTAATATTATCAAAACTTCATCACCTGCACCACCAGCCAAGCAAATGAGCAACAAAACCAATAACGGGGAAACCGTTCATGATAGTCCCATTAAATTGGATACGATTTTGAAGCCGAAAAATCCACCTGCGGATCAGAGCATAGACATGTTGGATCAGCTGGAACGACAAGTAAAAGCTATTGAATTGGGGACTATTGCAGCTCGTACAAAATTGCGCGATAGTACTGATTTGCAACCGCAAATTCAACTTCGTTATCGTGAACACGAAGATTTGTTGAACAACGTTACTGACGATGAAGCTGATGg GGCATCGTTGCAACGAGGTGAGGCTATGAGAAATTCAACGGGGAATGCAGCAATCAAAAGGCCAGCAGTTAAGTTATCAAGAACAGCATCAGATACTAGACGTGGTCAGGAAACAGAAATGCCTTTGAAAGTCCAGTCGAGAGCCCAGCAGTTAGCGAGGGTAGCTAGACCTGTAGTGATTAAGAAAAGTGATTCTCGTCACCGTCCCGAGGTTAGTGGAGCCCTCAAACCGCTCACCGACATCATGCAGAAAGCCATTCAAGTTCATCAGAAG aCTGGAGATGGCGTGGGAGTATCGAGCAGCGGGGGGCGGCTTTCTTCAAGAAGCCGGACCTCTGAGGAGCCTCACATTGGCAAGTATAAGTTACTAAAAACAATTGGTAAAGGTAATTTTGCCAAAGTAAAACTTGCTAAACATATACCAACGGGGAAAGAAGTGGCTATCAAGATCATTGACAAAACTCAATTAAATCCAGGCAGTCTTCAAAAG ctctTCCGTGAAGTAAGGATAATGAAGATGCTTGATCATCCAAACATAGTAAAATTGTTTCAAGTTATTGAAACAGAAAAAACATTATACTTAGTAATGGAATATGCCAGCGGTGGTGAAGTATTTGATTACTTGGTATTACATGGAagaatgaaagaaaaagaagCTAGAGCCAAGTTTAGGCAGATAGTGTCTGCGGTGCAGTACTGTcatcaaaagaaaataattcataGAGATTTGAAAGCTGAGAATCTTTTATTAGACAGtgaaatgaatattaaaatagcTGATTTTGGGTTCAGTAACGAATTTACACCAGGAAATAAATTAGATACATTCTGTGGATCACCACCCTACGCAGCACCTGAATTATTTCaag GCAAAAAATATGATGGACCTGAAGTGGATGTATGGTCATTAGGAGTAATTCTCTACACATTAGTATCTGGCTCATTGCCATTTGATGGTTCCACATTACGGGAATTGAGAGAAAGAGTATTAAGAGGGAAATATCGAATTCCTTTTTACATGTCTACTGACTGCGAGAATTTGCTAAAAAAGTTTTTGGTGCTTAATCCGACAAAGCGGGCCTCATTAGAGGTACGTGGTGATAAG AATATAATGAAGGACAAATGGATGAATATGGGCTATGAAGACGATGAATTGAAACCGTACTTAGAACCCGAACCCGATTATAAAGATCACAAGAGGATAGGTGAGTCTGCCA aaGCCCTTGCTATCATGGGATATTCAAGAACTGAAATTGAAGACTCGCTGGGACAGGCTAAATACGATGATGTTTTCGCCACTTATCTTTTACTAGGACGTAAAACTACTGat cctgAAAGTGATGGCTCGCGGTCAGGCAGTTCACTATCACTGCGTAACATTCCGCCACAAGCTAGTTCAGGTGCAGGAGGCGGCAGTGGAGGAAGTACTGGTGGTACAGTTCAAAGCCCTTCACATAGAGGTGTTCATCGGAGTATTTCTGCTAGTAATGCTAAACCTAGTAGACGTGCATCTGCTGGTGTAGAAACTCTTC GTGGTGTACCAAGCCCAGGTAATGCAACGAACCATAATCATGCATCAACTGTCACTGGTGGAACAGTGACTGCTAGTAGTGGTAGTAATTTTAAACGACAGAACACCGTTGATGCGGCGACTATTAAAGAAAATAGTGCCCGCGTTTCATCGACACGGACATCAGCGCCGAAAAATAATCCTGGACAACTTGATACCA TGACAATGTTTATTCTAGGCGTCGGTACGAGTCCTGGTAGTAAAGGAAGAGTGGGCAAAAGTAATACTATAAATTCAGGGGTAGGTGGTGTGCGACCGCTTACCTCTCCTGCCCCAGGCTCTGTTGGTCGACGTAGCACCATTTCTTATGATCAAGCTAAAACGTCATCTTCATCTACAGAGAGAACTAATGACGTACCTAg TTTTGTACACAGCTTAACCGAGGGCACTAGGCCAACGCGAGGTCATATCAAGTCTGCCAGCATCAGTGCAAGTCACAGATCTACGAGTGGTGTAGCTCCCAGTGATCAGTTGCTACTGGATACTCAGCCACGGAATGCTCACATCTCGTTACTCACAACAACTGACCCTCTTAGGCAGAG TATGGGAGTATCTCCGAGTAGCAGATTGGCAACACCCACGACACCAGCATTTCCACGAAATGTACCAAGTCGCAGTACGTTCCattctggtcaaaatcgggcACAGAGAAATCATACTCAG GGGCATACTCATACACAGGATACAAGCGCAATAAGTCCACTGGCAAGGCCATCtttcttttcaaaattgtCATCGAGGTTCTCTAAGCG GTTTTCTAAGTGA
- the LOC123259336 gene encoding MAP/microtubule affinity-regulating kinase 3-like isoform X18, whose product MADRGGRIAELRSVEHLQSSQGLHGSKNSYLIVGSQKNKEFEREDVKKSESSTFDNLKQWELIEGDRGLKVVEKRSALECSLPKNFEKLSVPCSPSMSQKRKTNMQAEQNLWNEDIVQKFKAFERSNIIKTSSPAPPAKQMSNKTNNGETVHDSPIKLDTILKPKNPPADQSIDMLDQLERQVKAIELGTIAARTKLRDSTDLQPQIQLRYREHEDLLNNVTDDEADGASLQRGEAMRNSTGNAAIKRPAVKLSRTASDTRRGQETEMPLKVQSRAQQLARVARPVVIKKSDSRHRPEVSGALKPLTDIMQKAIQVHQKTGDGVGVSSSGGRLSSRSRTSEEPHIGKYKLLKTIGKGNFAKVKLAKHIPTGKEVAIKIIDKTQLNPGSLQKLFREVRIMKMLDHPNIVKLFQVIETEKTLYLVMEYASGGEVFDYLVLHGRMKEKEARAKFRQIVSAVQYCHQKKIIHRDLKAENLLLDSEMNIKIADFGFSNEFTPGNKLDTFCGSPPYAAPELFQGKKYDGPEVDVWSLGVILYTLVSGSLPFDGSTLRELRERVLRGKYRIPFYMSTDCENLLKKFLVLNPTKRASLEVRGDKNIMKDKWMNMGYEDDELKPYLEPEPDYKDHKRIGESAKALAIMGYSRTEIEDSLGQAKYDDVFATYLLLGRKTTDPESDGSRSGSSLSLRNIPPQASSGAGGGSGGSTGGTVQSPSHRGVHRSISASNAKPSRRASAGVETLRGVPSPGNATNHNHASTVTGGTVTASSGSNFKRQNTVDAATIKENSARVSSTRTSAPKNNPGQLDTMTMFILGVGTSPGSKGRVGKSNTINSGVGGVRPLTSPAPGSVGRRSTISYDQAKTSSSSTERTNDVPSFVHSLTEGTRPTRGHIKSASISASHRSTSGVAPSDQLLLDTQPRNAHISLLTTTDPLRQSMGVSPSSRLATPTTPAFPRNVPSRSTFHSGQNRAQRNHTQDTSAISPLARPSFFSKLSSRFSKRT is encoded by the exons ATGGCGGATCGAGGTGGTCGAATTGCTGAATTACGTAGTGTTGAACATCTTCAGTCATCTCAAGGTTTACACGGATCAAAGAATAGTTATTTGATAGTCggatctcaaaaaaataaagagtttGAACGAGAGGACGTCAAAAAATCCGAATCATCGACTTTTGACAATCTCAAGCAATGGGAATTGATAGAAGGTGATCGAGGTCTCAAAGTTGTTGAAAAACGATCAGCATTAGAGTGTTCATTACcaaagaattttgaaaaactttcagTACCTTGTTCACCGTCAATGTCTCAAAAGCGGAAAACTAATATGCAAGCAGAACAAAATTTGTGGAATGAAGATATTGTACAAAAGTTTAAAGCTTTTGAACGATCTAATATTATCAAAACTTCATCACCTGCACCACCAGCCAAGCAAATGAGCAACAAAACCAATAACGGGGAAACCGTTCATGATAGTCCCATTAAATTGGATACGATTTTGAAGCCGAAAAATCCACCTGCGGATCAGAGCATAGACATGTTGGATCAGCTGGAACGACAAGTAAAAGCTATTGAATTGGGGACTATTGCAGCTCGTACAAAATTGCGCGATAGTACTGATTTGCAACCGCAAATTCAACTTCGTTATCGTGAACACGAAGATTTGTTGAACAACGTTACTGACGATGAAGCTGATGg GGCATCGTTGCAACGAGGTGAGGCTATGAGAAATTCAACGGGGAATGCAGCAATCAAAAGGCCAGCAGTTAAGTTATCAAGAACAGCATCAGATACTAGACGTGGTCAGGAAACAGAAATGCCTTTGAAAGTCCAGTCGAGAGCCCAGCAGTTAGCGAGGGTAGCTAGACCTGTAGTGATTAAGAAAAGTGATTCTCGTCACCGTCCCGAGGTTAGTGGAGCCCTCAAACCGCTCACCGACATCATGCAGAAAGCCATTCAAGTTCATCAGAAG aCTGGAGATGGCGTGGGAGTATCGAGCAGCGGGGGGCGGCTTTCTTCAAGAAGCCGGACCTCTGAGGAGCCTCACATTGGCAAGTATAAGTTACTAAAAACAATTGGTAAAGGTAATTTTGCCAAAGTAAAACTTGCTAAACATATACCAACGGGGAAAGAAGTGGCTATCAAGATCATTGACAAAACTCAATTAAATCCAGGCAGTCTTCAAAAG ctctTCCGTGAAGTAAGGATAATGAAGATGCTTGATCATCCAAACATAGTAAAATTGTTTCAAGTTATTGAAACAGAAAAAACATTATACTTAGTAATGGAATATGCCAGCGGTGGTGAAGTATTTGATTACTTGGTATTACATGGAagaatgaaagaaaaagaagCTAGAGCCAAGTTTAGGCAGATAGTGTCTGCGGTGCAGTACTGTcatcaaaagaaaataattcataGAGATTTGAAAGCTGAGAATCTTTTATTAGACAGtgaaatgaatattaaaatagcTGATTTTGGGTTCAGTAACGAATTTACACCAGGAAATAAATTAGATACATTCTGTGGATCACCACCCTACGCAGCACCTGAATTATTTCaag GCAAAAAATATGATGGACCTGAAGTGGATGTATGGTCATTAGGAGTAATTCTCTACACATTAGTATCTGGCTCATTGCCATTTGATGGTTCCACATTACGGGAATTGAGAGAAAGAGTATTAAGAGGGAAATATCGAATTCCTTTTTACATGTCTACTGACTGCGAGAATTTGCTAAAAAAGTTTTTGGTGCTTAATCCGACAAAGCGGGCCTCATTAGAGGTACGTGGTGATAAG AATATAATGAAGGACAAATGGATGAATATGGGCTATGAAGACGATGAATTGAAACCGTACTTAGAACCCGAACCCGATTATAAAGATCACAAGAGGATAGGTGAGTCTGCCA aaGCCCTTGCTATCATGGGATATTCAAGAACTGAAATTGAAGACTCGCTGGGACAGGCTAAATACGATGATGTTTTCGCCACTTATCTTTTACTAGGACGTAAAACTACTGat cctgAAAGTGATGGCTCGCGGTCAGGCAGTTCACTATCACTGCGTAACATTCCGCCACAAGCTAGTTCAGGTGCAGGAGGCGGCAGTGGAGGAAGTACTGGTGGTACAGTTCAAAGCCCTTCACATAGAGGTGTTCATCGGAGTATTTCTGCTAGTAATGCTAAACCTAGTAGACGTGCATCTGCTGGTGTAGAAACTCTTC GTGGTGTACCAAGCCCAGGTAATGCAACGAACCATAATCATGCATCAACTGTCACTGGTGGAACAGTGACTGCTAGTAGTGGTAGTAATTTTAAACGACAGAACACCGTTGATGCGGCGACTATTAAAGAAAATAGTGCCCGCGTTTCATCGACACGGACATCAGCGCCGAAAAATAATCCTGGACAACTTGATACCA TGACAATGTTTATTCTAGGCGTCGGTACGAGTCCTGGTAGTAAAGGAAGAGTGGGCAAAAGTAATACTATAAATTCAGGGGTAGGTGGTGTGCGACCGCTTACCTCTCCTGCCCCAGGCTCTGTTGGTCGACGTAGCACCATTTCTTATGATCAAGCTAAAACGTCATCTTCATCTACAGAGAGAACTAATGACGTACCTAg TTTTGTACACAGCTTAACCGAGGGCACTAGGCCAACGCGAGGTCATATCAAGTCTGCCAGCATCAGTGCAAGTCACAGATCTACGAGTGGTGTAGCTCCCAGTGATCAGTTGCTACTGGATACTCAGCCACGGAATGCTCACATCTCGTTACTCACAACAACTGACCCTCTTAGGCAGAG TATGGGAGTATCTCCGAGTAGCAGATTGGCAACACCCACGACACCAGCATTTCCACGAAATGTACCAAGTCGCAGTACGTTCCattctggtcaaaatcgggcACAGAGAAATCATACTCAG GATACAAGCGCAATAAGTCCACTGGCAAGGCCATCtttcttttcaaaattgtCATCGAGGTTCTCTAAGCG GACTTGA
- the LOC123259336 gene encoding MAP/microtubule affinity-regulating kinase 3-like isoform X16: MADRGGRIAELRSVEHLQSSQGLHGSKNSYLIVGSQKNKEFEREDVKKSESSTFDNLKQWELIEGDRGLKVVEKRSALECSLPKNFEKLSVPCSPSMSQKRKTNMQAEQNLWNEDIVQKFKAFERSNIIKTSSPAPPAKQMSNKTNNGETVHDSPIKLDTILKPKNPPADQSIDMLDQLERQVKAIELGTIAARTKLRDSTDLQPQIQLRYREHEDLLNNVTDDEADGASLQRGEAMRNSTGNAAIKRPAVKLSRTASDTRRGQETEMPLKVQSRAQQLARVARPVVIKKSDSRHRPEVSGALKPLTDIMQKAIQVHQKTGDGVGVSSSGGRLSSRSRTSEEPHIGKYKLLKTIGKGNFAKVKLAKHIPTGKEVAIKIIDKTQLNPGSLQKLFREVRIMKMLDHPNIVKLFQVIETEKTLYLVMEYASGGEVFDYLVLHGRMKEKEARAKFRQIVSAVQYCHQKKIIHRDLKAENLLLDSEMNIKIADFGFSNEFTPGNKLDTFCGSPPYAAPELFQGKKYDGPEVDVWSLGVILYTLVSGSLPFDGSTLRELRERVLRGKYRIPFYMSTDCENLLKKFLVLNPTKRASLEVRGDKNIMKDKWMNMGYEDDELKPYLEPEPDYKDHKRIGESAKALAIMGYSRTEIEDSLGQAKYDDVFATYLLLGRKTTDPESDGSRSGSSLSLRNIPPQASSGAGGGSGGSTGGTVQSPSHRGVHRSISASNAKPSRRASAGVETLRGVPSPGNATNHNHASTVTGGTVTASSGSNFKRQNTVDAATIKENSARVSSTRTSAPKNNPGQLDTMTMFILGVGTSPGSKGRVGKSNTINSGVGGVRPLTSPAPGSVGRRSTISYDQAKTSSSSTERTNDVPSFVHSLTEGTRPTRGHIKSASISASHRSTSGVAPSDQLLLDTQPRNAHISLLTTTDPLRQSMGVSPSSRLATPTTPAFPRNVPSRSTFHSGQNRAQRNHTQGHTHTQDTSAISPLARPSFFSKLSSRFSKRT, translated from the exons ATGGCGGATCGAGGTGGTCGAATTGCTGAATTACGTAGTGTTGAACATCTTCAGTCATCTCAAGGTTTACACGGATCAAAGAATAGTTATTTGATAGTCggatctcaaaaaaataaagagtttGAACGAGAGGACGTCAAAAAATCCGAATCATCGACTTTTGACAATCTCAAGCAATGGGAATTGATAGAAGGTGATCGAGGTCTCAAAGTTGTTGAAAAACGATCAGCATTAGAGTGTTCATTACcaaagaattttgaaaaactttcagTACCTTGTTCACCGTCAATGTCTCAAAAGCGGAAAACTAATATGCAAGCAGAACAAAATTTGTGGAATGAAGATATTGTACAAAAGTTTAAAGCTTTTGAACGATCTAATATTATCAAAACTTCATCACCTGCACCACCAGCCAAGCAAATGAGCAACAAAACCAATAACGGGGAAACCGTTCATGATAGTCCCATTAAATTGGATACGATTTTGAAGCCGAAAAATCCACCTGCGGATCAGAGCATAGACATGTTGGATCAGCTGGAACGACAAGTAAAAGCTATTGAATTGGGGACTATTGCAGCTCGTACAAAATTGCGCGATAGTACTGATTTGCAACCGCAAATTCAACTTCGTTATCGTGAACACGAAGATTTGTTGAACAACGTTACTGACGATGAAGCTGATGg GGCATCGTTGCAACGAGGTGAGGCTATGAGAAATTCAACGGGGAATGCAGCAATCAAAAGGCCAGCAGTTAAGTTATCAAGAACAGCATCAGATACTAGACGTGGTCAGGAAACAGAAATGCCTTTGAAAGTCCAGTCGAGAGCCCAGCAGTTAGCGAGGGTAGCTAGACCTGTAGTGATTAAGAAAAGTGATTCTCGTCACCGTCCCGAGGTTAGTGGAGCCCTCAAACCGCTCACCGACATCATGCAGAAAGCCATTCAAGTTCATCAGAAG aCTGGAGATGGCGTGGGAGTATCGAGCAGCGGGGGGCGGCTTTCTTCAAGAAGCCGGACCTCTGAGGAGCCTCACATTGGCAAGTATAAGTTACTAAAAACAATTGGTAAAGGTAATTTTGCCAAAGTAAAACTTGCTAAACATATACCAACGGGGAAAGAAGTGGCTATCAAGATCATTGACAAAACTCAATTAAATCCAGGCAGTCTTCAAAAG ctctTCCGTGAAGTAAGGATAATGAAGATGCTTGATCATCCAAACATAGTAAAATTGTTTCAAGTTATTGAAACAGAAAAAACATTATACTTAGTAATGGAATATGCCAGCGGTGGTGAAGTATTTGATTACTTGGTATTACATGGAagaatgaaagaaaaagaagCTAGAGCCAAGTTTAGGCAGATAGTGTCTGCGGTGCAGTACTGTcatcaaaagaaaataattcataGAGATTTGAAAGCTGAGAATCTTTTATTAGACAGtgaaatgaatattaaaatagcTGATTTTGGGTTCAGTAACGAATTTACACCAGGAAATAAATTAGATACATTCTGTGGATCACCACCCTACGCAGCACCTGAATTATTTCaag GCAAAAAATATGATGGACCTGAAGTGGATGTATGGTCATTAGGAGTAATTCTCTACACATTAGTATCTGGCTCATTGCCATTTGATGGTTCCACATTACGGGAATTGAGAGAAAGAGTATTAAGAGGGAAATATCGAATTCCTTTTTACATGTCTACTGACTGCGAGAATTTGCTAAAAAAGTTTTTGGTGCTTAATCCGACAAAGCGGGCCTCATTAGAGGTACGTGGTGATAAG AATATAATGAAGGACAAATGGATGAATATGGGCTATGAAGACGATGAATTGAAACCGTACTTAGAACCCGAACCCGATTATAAAGATCACAAGAGGATAGGTGAGTCTGCCA aaGCCCTTGCTATCATGGGATATTCAAGAACTGAAATTGAAGACTCGCTGGGACAGGCTAAATACGATGATGTTTTCGCCACTTATCTTTTACTAGGACGTAAAACTACTGat cctgAAAGTGATGGCTCGCGGTCAGGCAGTTCACTATCACTGCGTAACATTCCGCCACAAGCTAGTTCAGGTGCAGGAGGCGGCAGTGGAGGAAGTACTGGTGGTACAGTTCAAAGCCCTTCACATAGAGGTGTTCATCGGAGTATTTCTGCTAGTAATGCTAAACCTAGTAGACGTGCATCTGCTGGTGTAGAAACTCTTC GTGGTGTACCAAGCCCAGGTAATGCAACGAACCATAATCATGCATCAACTGTCACTGGTGGAACAGTGACTGCTAGTAGTGGTAGTAATTTTAAACGACAGAACACCGTTGATGCGGCGACTATTAAAGAAAATAGTGCCCGCGTTTCATCGACACGGACATCAGCGCCGAAAAATAATCCTGGACAACTTGATACCA TGACAATGTTTATTCTAGGCGTCGGTACGAGTCCTGGTAGTAAAGGAAGAGTGGGCAAAAGTAATACTATAAATTCAGGGGTAGGTGGTGTGCGACCGCTTACCTCTCCTGCCCCAGGCTCTGTTGGTCGACGTAGCACCATTTCTTATGATCAAGCTAAAACGTCATCTTCATCTACAGAGAGAACTAATGACGTACCTAg TTTTGTACACAGCTTAACCGAGGGCACTAGGCCAACGCGAGGTCATATCAAGTCTGCCAGCATCAGTGCAAGTCACAGATCTACGAGTGGTGTAGCTCCCAGTGATCAGTTGCTACTGGATACTCAGCCACGGAATGCTCACATCTCGTTACTCACAACAACTGACCCTCTTAGGCAGAG TATGGGAGTATCTCCGAGTAGCAGATTGGCAACACCCACGACACCAGCATTTCCACGAAATGTACCAAGTCGCAGTACGTTCCattctggtcaaaatcgggcACAGAGAAATCATACTCAG GGGCATACTCATACACAGGATACAAGCGCAATAAGTCCACTGGCAAGGCCATCtttcttttcaaaattgtCATCGAGGTTCTCTAAGCG GACTTGA